The genomic DNA GTACAAAAAATTCTAAAAAGAGGCAGGTATTACCAAAAAGTGATAAAATGGAAAGAGCGAGGTGGAAAAATAATAGAAAGTAAGGAGGGAATAATATGAAAGCAACAGGAATTATTCGAAAAGTAGACGAATTAGGACGAATTGTTATTCCTAAAGAGTTACGAGAAGTATTAGGAATCCAAATCAAATCACCACTTGAAATTTTCGTAGAAGAAGATAAAGTCATTTTACAAAAATATCAACCTTACAATGCTTGTCAAATAACAGGTGATGTTTCAGATAAAAACATATCATTAGCAAATGGGAATATTACTGTTAGTATAGATGGAGCGAAACACTTAATAAAAGAAATAGAGAAGTTTTTAAACAAGAGTGAGGCTTAGTCTTAATTTGTATTATTTTTAAAATTTCATATCATTCTTGAAAAACTATAAAAGGACCAATTTAATGGTCCTTTTATTTTTATTTATTATTGGTTGAACCAATCGGATTTTTGTTACCTAAAAATTACGAGATAAATAAAAAGAGTAATATAGAGTTAGTAAGCATTATTGAGAAATATTTTGAAGGAAGGAAAACGAAACGAATAAAACGAATGTTACATTTAAGTGTTTCTTATAGTGGTCTGAAATGAAAATAATATATTTTCAGGGGGGATTACGATGAACAGTAGTACAGCGAATAAACAAAAAGGTATACAATTGATTCCTTTTACTGTAAATAAGGTGGTTGAACAAGTAAATGAAATTCCACCAGGTGTACAACTCATTCATGCTCCGCAAGTATGGGAGAAGAGTGCGCAAGGAAAAGATATTGTTGTTGCCGTATTAGATACAGGATGTGATATGAATCATATAGATTTAAAGGATCGTATTATCGGTGGAAGAAATTTCACGAAAGATTACGAAGGGGATCCAAATATTTATCTTGATAATAACGGACACGGTACTCATGTAGCGGGGACAATTGCAGCGACTGAAAATGGTGTCGGTGTTTTAGGAGTCGCACCACTTGCTAAAATGTTAGTATTAAAGGTTTTAGCTGGAGATGGTTCTGGGAGTTATGAGCAAATTATTGAGGCGATTCATTATGCTGTAAATTGGAGAGGGCCTAATAAAGAAAAAGTTAGAGTTATTTCAATGTCACTTGGTGGCCCGCAAGACGTTCCAGAATTACATGAAGCAATTCAAAATGCGGTAAAGCAAGATGTTCTTGTTGTATGTGCTGCTGGTAATAATGGGGATTGTAATGATAATACGGAGGAACTAGATTTCCCAGGTGCCTATTCCGAAGTAATCGAAGTTGGCGCTGTCAATTTAGAGCGGAAAATCGCATGTTTTAGTAATTCAAATCAAGAAATTGATTTAGTGGCGCCAGGCGATGAAATATTATCTACGTATCCTGAGGGGAAATATGCGGTATTAAGTGGAACTTCTATGGCGACACCGCATGTCGCTGGAGCGCTAGCATTGCTTATAAAGCAGTGTGAAAGGGAATATGGTAGAAAATTATCAGAGCCAGAAATATATGCACAACTTATTAAAAGAACTGTACCTTTAGGATATGAACGTACATCTGAAGGGAATGGATTAATAGATTTATTAAAAGAATAGAAAATACTAAAAAAACATCTCATATGAATATGAGATGTTTTTTAGTATGGTTCTGTCGCATGTGTTACGACGTTTAATAAACCCGGGAATCTAGCATTTAAGTCATCTTCACGAATTGAAATGAAACGTTGAGTTCCTTCAAGGCGTGTATACATAACACCGGATTCACGTAAAACTTTGAAATGGTGAGATAAAGTTGATTTCGCAATCGGAATGTTTAACGAACCACAAGATTGTTCATTTTTCTCTAGTAGCATAGTTACAATTTGCAAACGAATTTGATCGCTAAGTGCGTATAAGACAGAAGAGAATTGAATTTCTTCTCGATTTGGATGATAGAGAGTACGCATTTTTTCACCTGCTTGTATAAGTTAATATATTTGCACTATAACATATAAAATGCTATATTTCTATTGTTCGAATATATTCGAACAATAGAAATATAGGGGGAGAAAAAATGAAGTATACAAAATTGCACAAGGCAGGACTAAATATTTCAAAGTTGGGGTTAGGAACAAATGCTATTGGAGGACATAATTTATATGCTGATGTGAACGAGGAAGAAGGGAAACGATTAATAGAAGAAGCTATCCAGCAAGGGATTACCTTTTTTGATACAGCAGATTCATACGGTTTCGGTAGATCAGAAGAATTAGTAGGAGAAGTATTAAAAGGAAAACGCCACGAAGTTGTACTTGCTACAAAAGGTGGAATACAGCCGTTATTAAATGGAGGGGTTTATATTAATAATGAACCAAGCTATTTAAGAAATGCTGTAGAAAATAGTTTAAGAAGATTACAAACTGATTATATTGATTTATATTATTTACATTTTACAAATTCTGAAACAAGTTACATAGATTCAATTGGAGAGCTTACTCGCCTAAAAGCAGAAGGAAAAATTCGTTCAATTGGCATATCTAACGTAAACGTAGAACAATTAAAAGAAGCGAATCAACATGGTCATATAGATGTTGTACAATCACCGTATAATATGTTAGATCGTACTGCTGGGGAAAAACTTTTGCCATATTGTATAGAATTAGGTATTTCATTTATTCCTTACGGGCCTCTTGCTTTTGGGATACTAGGCGGTAAATATACAGAAGATTTTAAATTAAACGAAGGAGATTGGCGTCAAAGTGTAAATCTATTTGAAGAGAATACATATAAGAATAACTTTAAGAAAGTTGAAAAGTTAAAAGGCTTAGCTAAAGAAAAGGATCTCGAAGTATCGCATTTAGCTTTAGCGTGGTTATTAAACAAAAAAGGAATTGATACTGTTATTCCTGGTGGGAAACGAGCGGAGCAAATAAAAGAAAGTGTAAGAGCGGTGGAAGTTTCATTGAATGAAAAGGTTATAAAAGAGATTGAATCTATTTTAGAAGATTAGTTGAAAGGAGGGATATTTCCCTCTTTTTATATAAAAGGAGAAGATTTAAATGAAAAGAGTACTAGCTGTATTCTTTACAATCATGTTTATGATCGGTACAGATACTTTCTTAATTTCACCACTTTTACCGACTTTACAACAGGTGTATCATATTTCAACTGAGTTGTCAGGGTGGATGGTGAGTTCATATGCTTTAGGATACGCTGGATTTGCGCTTATCACTGGTCCTATATCAGATGGCTTAAACAGAAAAAAAGTGATGGTAATAGGAATGAGTTTTTTTGCGATAAGTACGTTTTTATGTGGAATTGCACCGAGTTTTCTATGGATGCTAACATTTAGATTCTTAGCAGGTGTAAGTGCAGCCTTTGTATCTCCACAAGTGTGGGCATCTATTCCGCTCCTAATAGAGAAGAAGCAAATTGTAAAAGCGATTGGAATTGCAACAGCAGGGCTATCAATCGCCCAAATTTTAGGACTGCCAATTGGAGCATATTTAGCAACGAAACATTATACAACACCATTCTTCGTCATTGGTATATTATCAGCACTACTTGTCGTTCTTATTTATGTAGTATTACCAGAAATACAACCGGTTCACATAGGTGGAAATAAAACAAACATTTTAAAACGCTATAAACAATTACTTACAGATTCAAAGGCTTCAGTATCTTATTTTGCATATTTTGTTTTTCAAACTGGTAATTTTGCTGCATTTTCATTCTTTGGTGTGTGGTTTTCCAGTCAATTTGGCTTACAAGTTCATGAAGTAGGTACAGCTATGCTCGTATTAGGATTAGGAAATTTAACTGGGAATATTTTTGGTCCTAGAATCGTAAATAAAATTGGTTATAACCTTTCTTTCTATGGCGGCATTATATTTATAGCAGTGCTATATGTATTACTTCCTCATATAAAGAACATTATATTTGTGGAGTTATTATTTTTTGTTTTATTTTTTGTGACAGGAATTTTGTTTGTATTGATGATGAGGCACTTACAAAACATGTCTATTGTAGCAAGAGGAACAGGAGCAGCTCTTGCTAATGCTTCGATGTATATTGGTCAAATGATAGGAGCGGCAATAGCAGGACTGCTATTTGCGGCATCTCACAATTTTATATTTGTAGGTAGTTTTACTGCTTTCCTATATGTAGTCGCTTTATTATTGTTTAGAAAAAGTGAAAAACTTACTGGAAATCGTGAAACAGGAATTGCTTCATAAAGCCTGTTCAAATAAAAAATAGCTGTATTTCTTCGGTTGAGGTGACATCAAATAAAACGAGTACAAGAAGTGCGGTTAGTGTAGCAATGAAAACTTCAGTTGAAAACCAAATATGAAATATATTAAATCAATATTAGAAGAGTAATAATACACGAAGTAGTTTTTAAGTGCAGAAGCTACAGAAAGTAGAGAAATAGTGTATAGGCATTGTAACAAAGCTATGGAGAATCAAAAAATAAAAATCCCTACAGAGATAGGGATTTATATATCGGCATATAGTTCCTTGGAAAGGATGTACTTAGTATAACATATAGGACTACTTATATTTGTGAAGTAGATGTGAAAGTAATGTGAAAAATCTTGAAAAAAACACTATTTAAATAGTGAATAATGTAGATAAGAGTATGGATTTTACATAAATATTATATTATATTTTTACTTATATGTTAAAGGTTACATATTTTTATATTGTTGGGGATAAAAGGGAGAGATTTAAATGCAATGGTATTTGAACGCTCTAAAGAATTATGGGAATTTTAGTGGTAGAGCTACGCGAAAAGAGTACTGGATTTTTAGTTTATCCAATATCGTAATTTTTTGGCTACTTTTGTTTTTATCATCATTTTCAGAGGTTTTGGTTGCTATTATTGCATTGCTATTTATGTTAGTAATGATTATACCAAGCTTTTCGGTTGGAGCACGTCGGTTACATGATATTGGGAAAACAGGATGGTGGCAACTACTAAATTTTGTACCATTTGGTAGCGTTGTTTTACTTGTATTTTTCATCATTGAAAGTGAAGAAAATGACAATCAATACGGACCAAATCCGCATACAAAGTTAAAAGAAGCGATTTAATAAACTAATTTCGTATATAGCATTACTAGTTCAACAAATTTTGCTTAATTTATCTATTCTTAAAATGGTTTACATGAGGTTATATTATTAGGTTGATCTAAGCCAATATGACTTTTGGATCAGTAAAAATGGGAAGAATAAAGGCAGAGTGAAAGTATCATGGTAAGAAAAAATTTCTAAATAAAAAACACTGTTTTAGCTAATTAACTAAAACAGTGCTTTTCTTTTTGATTGAACAGTTGCTGCATTTTCATCATGTATGCCTGCATCTTTAATAATTCGTTGTTTTGCTTTATTTAATAGATGGTTTACTGCTTCACCAAAATAGTTAGCTTCGCTTTTTGTGCGGGCTTCTCGTAAACATTTATAGTTTTCTAGCAGTTCCTCTTTTTCAGTGTTTGTTAAGAAATCTTCTATTTTCTTTTTTGTCATACGAAACACCCTTTCTTCTGACAAACGACGCAATAGAAAATATTTATTGTTTATTATAGCAATAATTTTTAAAGAAAGTATAGACTAACGTCGTAATAATTTGTCAATTTCTTGAATCTTCTCATCAGCTTTCCCAATTTGTGTATTTTTAGCCTGCTCACCACCAAGCGCTTGGTGCAGTAAGAAAGTCTGACCGGAAATAGCAGTCACAATGGATACTTTAATAATTTCTTTTATTAAGGTGACATCGAATAAAACGAGTCCAAGAAGTGCAGCTAAACTACCAGTGAAAATATCAGTCAAAAACCCAAAGTGAAAAAAAGTTTTCAAACGGCGTGGAAGCAATAACTTACCTTGGTTATTGATTAGATGGGAAACGAAACCGGTAATGCCACCAACGAGAACAGCAGTTAGCCATTGATACATTTCCATCGAATCCACTCCTTTTAGTGAATAAGATTCGATTATTTTATATTGATTCCTTTTAATATTTCATAGAAGCATATTGAGAAAGTTTGTTTGGGTGTATTACCTATTCAATTTAATTATAACAGAAAAATCTGATATATATGAGTCTATTATATGAAGCGGTTATTCCTTAATATGAATGTAGAAAGGGGTGCGTGATATGAATATAGATTACCGAATAAGAAGTGTGGATGGTTATACAAAAAATATAGGGGAATTAGTAAGCATGCTGGAGCATACGAGGGCTGTAACATTACAGGGAATAAAAGATCTATCAGTTGAGCAATTAGATTTAATTATACCGAGTGGAGGGAATTCCATTGGAGCGTTACTAAAGCATATAGCAGCTATAGAAAAAGCTCACCAACTTATTTCATTTCAAGGGCGTGACTTCACAAAGGAAGAATTAGAAATATGGGAAGACGCACTGTATTTAGGGGAAGCGGGGAGAACAATCCATGGTCATGAAATACAGTATTATGTAAAACTTCTACAAAGTGTTCGAGAAGAATCTTTGAAGTATTTGAGTAAACAAGATGATGAATGGCTAATGTCAGAAAGAAAGTGGCCTAACGGTGTAGCGCATAACCAGCATTATCTGTGGTTTCACGTGCTAGAAGATGAGATTAGTCATCGTGGACAAATTAGAATGATGAAAAAATTGTTTGAAAATTACGTTAAATGAGGTAGCTTTTTAAATAAATATTCCATATAATGAGAGTAATTAAAATGAGAACGGGGTGATGTATTATGGCGAAAATAACTTATATGAATAATAAACCAAATACAAAGGTGGATGGAAAGGGCGAGACTATATAAGTGAGCGCACGATCCTTCCACTTAGCTTACACTAGGGAGGATATCAATTTGAATCAAAATATTTTAGAATCGTTCGGCTGGGATTCTTTTTTTGAGGAACGAGTTGTAGAGAACTTTGAAGTAGGACGAATTTTACTTGAGCATAAGCATATATATCGAATTATTTGTAATGATGGTGAATATATGGCAGAGCTGTCTGGAAAGTTTCGACATGAAGCAGTAACGAAGGGAGATTATCCAGCAGTTGGTGATTGGGTGTATATAAAGAAAATAGAGAATGAAAAGAAGGCAATTATTCATCGCATTTTTCCGAGAAGAAGCTCTTTTTCTAGACAAGAGGCTGGTAATCGAACGGAAGAACAAGTAATAGCGGCCAATGTAGATTATTTATTTTTAGTGAATGCACTGAACCATGATTTTAACGTAAGAAGAATAGAACGTTATTTACTATTAGCGTATGAAAGCGGTGCGATACCAGTTATTGTTTTAACAAAGAGTAGCTTATGTGAAGACGTGGAACAGAAAATTGTAGAAACGGAAGCTGTAGCAATTGGTGTTCCAATCTTCGTCGTTGATAGTTTAGAGCATACTGGGATTGAATCGTTGCAGCAATTTGTTGCTTCAGGAAAAACAATTGCTTTAGTCGGTTCATCTGGGGTTGGAAAATCCACTTTATTAAATGCAGTCATAGGAATTGAAGTAGCAAAAACGGGAGATATTCGTGAGGAAGATAGTAAAGGAAGACATACGACAACGCATCGTGAATTGTTCCGATTACCGAGTGGTGGTTTAGTTATTGATACACCAGGCATGAGGGAACTACAACTTTGGGAAGGAAGCGATGCGATTCAAACAACATTTTCTGATATTGAAGAACTAGCAAAAACGTGCCGTTTCCGAGATTGTAAGCATGAAAATGAGCCAGGGTGTGCAGTGCATAATGCAATTGATAACGGAATTATTACGATAAATCGTTTGCAAAGCTATAAAAAATTACAAAAAGAACTGGCGTATTTTATGAGAAAACAAGATGCTATTCTTGCAAGAGCAGAGCGTGATAAGTGGAAAAAGATTACTAAACAGCATAAAAAAATGTGAAAAGCCAAAGGGGGATTCCCTTTGGCTTTTTGTATTTGTAAATTTTATAATAATATTATTCATATATATGGACAAAGAGAAATTATTTGTTTAAACTTTACAAAGTATTCATCATAATAGGTTATGAAAATAATAATTAGGGAATGGGAAATATTTATAGTTCACTAAATTTAACTTTTGAAATTGAAAAGCAGGAGGTTTGTAATGGGTAGACTATTAAATTGGTTTCGTGATATGAAAGTAGCAAAAAAACTACTAATTTCATTTTTCGTCATTTTAATTGCGGCTGTTTCTATTATCGGAGGCATGTCTTATCAAACAGCTAAAAAGAATTTTGAATCACAAATTACGAGTAGTGCTAACGACAATATAAAAATACTGGATAATTTAATCAATCAAATGATTGATGCGAAATTTAATGACGTGAATAGTTTTGCACGGGTGATTCAAGGGAATATGTATCAAAGCGATAGTCATGATGAATTAAGGAAAATGTTATCTCAATATATAAATTTAAATAAAGATGTTGAACAAGTATATGTTGCCGGAAATGATAAAAAATTTGTGCAAGAACCAAATATACAAATGGCAGCAGACTATGATCCCACAGAGCGTTCTTGGTATAAAGATGCAGTTGCAAAACAAGGTGGCATTGTAATTACTGAGCCGTATAAGGCAAAAGGAAATGGACATATTGTCGTAACAATTGCAAAACAAACAGAAGATAAAAACGGTGTTGTTGCAGTAGATTTAAGTTTAGATAATTTATTAAAAACAACAAAGTTAATCAATATTGGTAAAAAAGGATATGCTTTCATTTTAGATGGGAAACAAAAAATAATTGCTCATCCACAAGAAAAATCAGGAGATAAGGCAGCTGATTCTTGGGCAAAGAAAATTTACGAAGATAATCATGGTGCTTTTTCTTACTCTTATGGCGATAGTGAAAAGAAAATGGTATTTGCTACGAATGTAAAAACAGGTTGGAAAATTGGCGGGACGATGTACTCAAATGAAGTAATTGAAGCTGCGCAGCCTGTATTTTATAATATGTTAATTGTTATGTTCATTTCATTAGTTATAGGCGGAGCTCTTATTTATTTTGTGACACTTTCTATAACGAAGCCATTAAAAAGATTAGTTGCCACTTCTAAAGAAATAAGTGAGGGAGATTTAACACAAACAATTGAAATTCATTCTAATGATGAAATTGGTCAACTTGCAAAAGGATTTAATGAGATGACAGATGCATTGCGAACGTTAATCGGAAGAATTAATACTTCGGCTGGACATGTTGCAGCAGCATCAGAAGAGCTAACGGCAAGTGTAAGACAGGCCAGTGAAGCGACTGAGCAAATTACAACGGCAATGGATGAAATATCGAGCGGGGCAACAACGCAAACGACAAGTGTAGAAAATGGTGCAATGTTACTATTTGATGTAACAGAAGGAATTCAGCATGTAGCAAATAGTTCATCATCAATTAATACGGCTTCTGCTCATACTCGTGAAAAAGCAGAAGATGGTGGAAAACTGGTCGGAAAAACAGTAAATCAAATGCAGTCTATTGCAGAATCTGTTTCGCAATCAGATGAAGTTATACAGTTATTAAATAATAAATCAAAACAAATTGGTGACATACTAGAAGTAATTCAAAATATCGCAGATCAAACAAATCTTCTAGCTTTGAATGCAGCAATTGAAGCTGCAAGAGCAGGAGAGCACGGAAGAGGATTTGCAATCGTTGCAGATGAAGTACGTAAATTGGCGGAGAAGTCTAGCGTATCCTCTAGTGAAATTAGTAAATTAATATGTGAAATACAAGATGACATGAGTAAGACGGTAAAGTCTATGGGTCATGTAAATGAAGAAGTTCAATCTGGACTTGTTATTGCGAATGAAACGAAGCAAAACTTTAATGAGATTTTACAATCTACAAATGAAATTGCAGATCAAATTAAAACGATGGTTGAAACGGCTAACGGGATGTCAAAAGGTGCAAATGAAGTGTCTATTTCAGTAGGGCAAATTGCAATGACAGCACAGAATAATGCGACGAGTACTCAAAACGTTGCAGCATCGGCAGAAGAACAACTAGCGTCCATCGAAGAGATTAGTTCTGCAGCTGGTACATTATCTCAAATGGCTGAAGAGTTACAAGGGTTAATTGAAAGATTTAAAGTTTAACAGAGGACAGGCTAACTCCAAAATAGCAGTATGCTATTGGAGTAGTCTGTTTTTATTATGTAAAATTTAATGGGGCAGAGGGTAATTTGATAGTATTTAAAGGTATATTTTGTATAATATTTGTCGAAAAATAGAGGTATTTGTTAACTTTGTGTATAATTATAATCATATAGAATACAAATAAAGGAGATTAATATGGGAGTGTATTGGGGGACAAAAAGACATTCTTGGCTTAGTTATGTCTCATTTTGGTTAAGTATTTCATTTTTTATCGTTTTTCTAATTGAGGTGTTTATATTAAAAACACTTTCGAATAGTTCGGTGCAAATAGTTAAATATTTTTATTTTATATTTGTACCAGTAAATATTTTTATTAGTTTAAAGTTACTATTTAAGAAGAATGAAAAGAAAGCATTACCTATTTTTAGTTTCATTGTATCATTATTGTTTGCAATTTTAATACTAGTATTAGCATTAGCAGCTACTGGGAAATTCTTTTAAGGAGAGTGATATAAGTCACTCTTCTTTTTTGTTGTGAGCAAATAATGAATGGGTACAGGTTTAAAATATAAGGGGGGAAGTAATAAAGTAAGCCATATAATAATAAAGACTAAATAAAGTGTTTTATATAGACTTATGAAGCAAATGAATACGGTAAGAACAGCGATATATGGTACAATACATATGGATAGTGATAGAGATAAAGGGTATATAAAATACTCATCGTTTTTTAGTAAGAGAGGGGTTATCTTATGCTATACGAGGATTTGATGACATTATTTCAAGCAGCTCCGAAAGAAGAAGGTAGAGGCGGCTGGAAATATATAATCCAGGAACGAAATGATAAATATGAAATTGTTGATGAAATGTTGAAAAATCGAATGAGTGTTGAATTGTATTTTAATGAATATGATGAGGTGAAAATCACTTTATATAAAGATGGAATGCCTATTTCTACTATGCAAAGAATTGCGATTTCAAAAGTTGAATTAGACGAAGAGGAAGAAGGGATTCAATTCGTTTTAGAACGTATGCCTAGTCGGATGGTTCGGTTGCAATTAAAGCCATATTTGGCATTGGAAATGGGGCCGTACTGGGAAGTATGTGATGATTGTGAATGAACGTATAAAAAAAGCATCCAATAACATGGATGCTTCTTTTATGTTTTTTGAAGTTGTTTAAAAGCAATAATCGGAAGTAAAATGATGCTGACCCATCCAATTATAGGATATAGAATGTGGAGTAATTCACTGTAACCTACGTAACTAAAGCAATAACTTATTAGTAAAATGAAGAAAATAATATTGTTATTTTTCCAGCCAGTGATGGATTGCATTTGTTTTGTCATTCCGAACACATTGCCAACTAAAGTTGTGAACACTTCACCGAAAATGATAAGAACAAAGAAAAAGTGAAAAGTTGTATTGAATTTTCTTATGACTTCAGCCATTGGGATATTATATTGATAAAATTGGTCGACTGATAAGATAGCTAAATGGCTACATAATAAAATTAAAGAAAGTCCGGCACCACCTAAAATACCGCCCCATAAAATGGCTTTTCGATCTTTTACTTCACTGGCTAACGGGACGAGAACGCTTTGGGCGAGAGAAAGATTTAAGGCGACATATGTAATAGGACT from Bacillus basilensis includes the following:
- a CDS encoding MFS transporter translates to MKRVLAVFFTIMFMIGTDTFLISPLLPTLQQVYHISTELSGWMVSSYALGYAGFALITGPISDGLNRKKVMVIGMSFFAISTFLCGIAPSFLWMLTFRFLAGVSAAFVSPQVWASIPLLIEKKQIVKAIGIATAGLSIAQILGLPIGAYLATKHYTTPFFVIGILSALLVVLIYVVLPEIQPVHIGGNKTNILKRYKQLLTDSKASVSYFAYFVFQTGNFAAFSFFGVWFSSQFGLQVHEVGTAMLVLGLGNLTGNIFGPRIVNKIGYNLSFYGGIIFIAVLYVLLPHIKNIIFVELLFFVLFFVTGILFVLMMRHLQNMSIVARGTGAALANASMYIGQMIGAAIAGLLFAASHNFIFVGSFTAFLYVVALLLFRKSEKLTGNRETGIAS
- a CDS encoding DUF805 domain-containing protein; this encodes MQWYLNALKNYGNFSGRATRKEYWIFSLSNIVIFWLLLFLSSFSEVLVAIIALLFMLVMIIPSFSVGARRLHDIGKTGWWQLLNFVPFGSVVLLVFFIIESEENDNQYGPNPHTKLKEAI
- a CDS encoding helix-turn-helix transcriptional regulator, with amino-acid sequence MRTLYHPNREEIQFSSVLYALSDQIRLQIVTMLLEKNEQSCGSLNIPIAKSTLSHHFKVLRESGVMYTRLEGTQRFISIREDDLNARFPGLLNVVTHATEPY
- the rsgA gene encoding ribosome small subunit-dependent GTPase A produces the protein MNQNILESFGWDSFFEERVVENFEVGRILLEHKHIYRIICNDGEYMAELSGKFRHEAVTKGDYPAVGDWVYIKKIENEKKAIIHRIFPRRSSFSRQEAGNRTEEQVIAANVDYLFLVNALNHDFNVRRIERYLLLAYESGAIPVIVLTKSSLCEDVEQKIVETEAVAIGVPIFVVDSLEHTGIESLQQFVASGKTIALVGSSGVGKSTLLNAVIGIEVAKTGDIREEDSKGRHTTTHRELFRLPSGGLVIDTPGMRELQLWEGSDAIQTTFSDIEELAKTCRFRDCKHENEPGCAVHNAIDNGIITINRLQSYKKLQKELAYFMRKQDAILARAERDKWKKITKQHKKM
- a CDS encoding serine protease, with amino-acid sequence MNSSTANKQKGIQLIPFTVNKVVEQVNEIPPGVQLIHAPQVWEKSAQGKDIVVAVLDTGCDMNHIDLKDRIIGGRNFTKDYEGDPNIYLDNNGHGTHVAGTIAATENGVGVLGVAPLAKMLVLKVLAGDGSGSYEQIIEAIHYAVNWRGPNKEKVRVISMSLGGPQDVPELHEAIQNAVKQDVLVVCAAGNNGDCNDNTEELDFPGAYSEVIEVGAVNLERKIACFSNSNQEIDLVAPGDEILSTYPEGKYAVLSGTSMATPHVAGALALLIKQCEREYGRKLSEPEIYAQLIKRTVPLGYERTSEGNGLIDLLKE
- a CDS encoding DinB family protein, which produces MNIDYRIRSVDGYTKNIGELVSMLEHTRAVTLQGIKDLSVEQLDLIIPSGGNSIGALLKHIAAIEKAHQLISFQGRDFTKEELEIWEDALYLGEAGRTIHGHEIQYYVKLLQSVREESLKYLSKQDDEWLMSERKWPNGVAHNQHYLWFHVLEDEISHRGQIRMMKKLFENYVK
- a CDS encoding DUF4257 domain-containing protein — protein: MEMYQWLTAVLVGGITGFVSHLINNQGKLLLPRRLKTFFHFGFLTDIFTGSLAALLGLVLFDVTLIKEIIKVSIVTAISGQTFLLHQALGGEQAKNTQIGKADEKIQEIDKLLRR
- a CDS encoding aldo/keto reductase produces the protein MKYTKLHKAGLNISKLGLGTNAIGGHNLYADVNEEEGKRLIEEAIQQGITFFDTADSYGFGRSEELVGEVLKGKRHEVVLATKGGIQPLLNGGVYINNEPSYLRNAVENSLRRLQTDYIDLYYLHFTNSETSYIDSIGELTRLKAEGKIRSIGISNVNVEQLKEANQHGHIDVVQSPYNMLDRTAGEKLLPYCIELGISFIPYGPLAFGILGGKYTEDFKLNEGDWRQSVNLFEENTYKNNFKKVEKLKGLAKEKDLEVSHLALAWLLNKKGIDTVIPGGKRAEQIKESVRAVEVSLNEKVIKEIESILED
- a CDS encoding methyl-accepting chemotaxis protein, whose amino-acid sequence is MGRLLNWFRDMKVAKKLLISFFVILIAAVSIIGGMSYQTAKKNFESQITSSANDNIKILDNLINQMIDAKFNDVNSFARVIQGNMYQSDSHDELRKMLSQYINLNKDVEQVYVAGNDKKFVQEPNIQMAADYDPTERSWYKDAVAKQGGIVITEPYKAKGNGHIVVTIAKQTEDKNGVVAVDLSLDNLLKTTKLINIGKKGYAFILDGKQKIIAHPQEKSGDKAADSWAKKIYEDNHGAFSYSYGDSEKKMVFATNVKTGWKIGGTMYSNEVIEAAQPVFYNMLIVMFISLVIGGALIYFVTLSITKPLKRLVATSKEISEGDLTQTIEIHSNDEIGQLAKGFNEMTDALRTLIGRINTSAGHVAAASEELTASVRQASEATEQITTAMDEISSGATTQTTSVENGAMLLFDVTEGIQHVANSSSSINTASAHTREKAEDGGKLVGKTVNQMQSIAESVSQSDEVIQLLNNKSKQIGDILEVIQNIADQTNLLALNAAIEAARAGEHGRGFAIVADEVRKLAEKSSVSSSEISKLICEIQDDMSKTVKSMGHVNEEVQSGLVIANETKQNFNEILQSTNEIADQIKTMVETANGMSKGANEVSISVGQIAMTAQNNATSTQNVAASAEEQLASIEEISSAAGTLSQMAEELQGLIERFKV
- a CDS encoding DUF3979 family protein is translated as MLYEDLMTLFQAAPKEEGRGGWKYIIQERNDKYEIVDEMLKNRMSVELYFNEYDEVKITLYKDGMPISTMQRIAISKVELDEEEEGIQFVLERMPSRMVRLQLKPYLALEMGPYWEVCDDCE
- a CDS encoding AbrB/MazE/SpoVT family DNA-binding domain-containing protein, which encodes MKATGIIRKVDELGRIVIPKELREVLGIQIKSPLEIFVEEDKVILQKYQPYNACQITGDVSDKNISLANGNITVSIDGAKHLIKEIEKFLNKSEA